In Lentilitoribacter sp. Alg239-R112, the following proteins share a genomic window:
- the comE gene encoding sulfopyruvate decarboxylase subunit beta encodes MIRSDILKELIPVISDQLVVCNIGLPSQELHMLDDQPSNFYMLGTMGLSSSIGLGLALAQNKKVISIDGDGSVLTNFGTLPTIANNAADNFILLIIDNGSYGSTGDQPTYAGKKTSLAAVAKACGCENVIECTAEDTVSAVKEAVAGDKMTIIVAKCESGNIKVPVITMDPVVIRDRFMKTVAS; translated from the coding sequence TCTTAAAGAACTTATCCCAGTTATTTCAGACCAACTGGTTGTTTGTAACATTGGCTTGCCGAGCCAGGAACTGCATATGCTTGATGACCAGCCGAGCAATTTTTACATGCTGGGCACGATGGGTCTTTCATCTTCGATTGGCTTGGGTCTCGCCCTTGCACAAAACAAGAAAGTGATCTCAATTGATGGCGATGGTTCTGTTCTAACGAACTTTGGCACTTTGCCAACAATAGCAAACAATGCCGCCGACAACTTCATCCTCTTGATTATCGATAATGGCAGCTATGGTTCGACAGGTGATCAGCCTACATATGCGGGTAAGAAAACATCTTTAGCAGCTGTTGCAAAGGCATGCGGCTGTGAGAATGTTATCGAATGCACCGCTGAAGACACAGTCAGTGCTGTCAAAGAAGCTGTTGCAGGCGACAAGATGACGATTATCGTTGCAAAATGCGAATCCGGCAATATTAAGGTTCCAGTTATTACCATGGACCCTGTTGTCATCCGTGATCGCTTTATGAAAACGGTCGCAAGTTAG
- the mobB gene encoding molybdopterin-guanine dinucleotide biosynthesis protein B, with translation MNKAQKIFGISGWKDSGKTTLTAALVAEMTSRGLSISTVKHAHHEFDVDQPGTDSFKHRQSGAQEVMLSSSKRFALMHEIIADEDEPDLDELVAKMKPVDLILVEGFKFSDFPKLQVIRAQSRKNAGSGKIKNVIAIASDDLDSTIDSRPVYHIDDIENIADFIMDYFK, from the coding sequence ATGAATAAGGCGCAAAAAATATTTGGTATTTCAGGTTGGAAAGATTCTGGCAAAACTACTTTGACCGCAGCGCTTGTAGCGGAAATGACAAGCCGCGGGTTGAGTATTTCAACAGTCAAGCACGCACACCATGAGTTTGATGTTGATCAGCCCGGAACCGACAGTTTTAAACATCGTCAATCAGGCGCTCAGGAAGTCATGCTTTCCTCATCAAAACGCTTTGCTTTGATGCATGAAATAATTGCTGATGAAGATGAGCCGGATCTTGATGAGCTTGTCGCGAAAATGAAACCCGTTGACCTTATTTTGGTTGAAGGATTCAAGTTTTCCGATTTTCCAAAGTTACAGGTTATTCGTGCTCAGAGCAGGAAAAATGCGGGTTCGGGCAAAATAAAAAATGTAATCGCGATTGCCAGCGATGACCTTGATTCAACAATTGATTCAAGGCCTGTTTATCATATCGACGATATTGAGAATATCGCCGATTTTATTATGGATTATTTTAAGTAA
- a CDS encoding molybdenum cofactor guanylyltransferase: MKVENICGLVVAGGASRRMGNDDKLWLKLGDEALIHRAIRRLNDHVNQVIVNANDTSGLEPYVTIPDVIEGGQGPLAGILSGLEHAQERSPHITHIASVPADAPFSPIDLVDKMQNAGSASEIIVPFVGGFSQQLFALWPISCAAHLRRFLMSGENGKVMNFIRSQDWQKLELPDEFEEQFINVNTPQDWIRAKQMFESDRYE, encoded by the coding sequence GTGAAAGTAGAAAATATTTGTGGTCTTGTTGTTGCAGGCGGTGCATCCAGACGTATGGGCAATGACGATAAATTATGGCTCAAGCTCGGTGATGAAGCGTTGATCCATCGCGCTATTCGGCGTTTGAATGATCATGTTAATCAGGTGATTGTCAATGCAAATGATACTTCCGGTTTAGAGCCGTATGTCACCATTCCTGATGTCATAGAAGGTGGCCAGGGGCCGTTGGCTGGAATATTGTCTGGATTGGAACATGCGCAGGAGCGCAGTCCGCACATTACACATATTGCAAGTGTACCCGCAGATGCGCCATTTTCACCAATTGATCTTGTAGATAAAATGCAGAATGCTGGCAGTGCATCTGAAATTATTGTCCCGTTTGTCGGTGGCTTTTCACAGCAACTATTTGCGCTTTGGCCCATATCATGCGCCGCACACTTACGAAGATTTTTAATGAGCGGTGAGAACGGAAAAGTTATGAATTTCATCAGATCACAAGATTGGCAGAAATTAGAATTGCCGGATGAGTTTGAAGAGCAATTTATTAATGTAAACACCCCGCAGGACTGGATACGTGCGAAACAGATGTTTGAAAGCGATAGATATGAATAA
- a CDS encoding DUF971 domain-containing protein translates to MSEEENNQPPTDIRISKDRALMTLTYPDEYKAELTAEYLRIFSPSAEVTGHGPGQEVTQDGKRHVLITDVTPTGRYAIRIQFSDGHETGLYRWAYLRQLSEEKDERWAAYLEELTNKNLSRG, encoded by the coding sequence ATGAGTGAAGAAGAAAATAATCAGCCTCCGACTGATATTCGCATCTCTAAAGATCGAGCACTCATGACACTCACCTATCCAGATGAGTATAAAGCTGAATTGACCGCAGAATATTTACGCATATTCTCTCCGTCGGCAGAAGTTACAGGACATGGACCTGGGCAGGAAGTCACCCAAGACGGAAAACGCCATGTGTTGATAACTGACGTTACACCAACGGGCCGTTATGCCATACGCATTCAGTTTTCTGATGGGCATGAGACGGGTCTCTATCGATGGGCCTATCTGCGACAATTATCAGAAGAGAAAGATGAGCGCTGGGCAGCTTATCTTGAAGAACTTACCAACAAAAACCTATCGCGCGGTTAG
- the apbC gene encoding iron-sulfur cluster carrier protein ApbC, with protein MAQITSEIVTECLKTIKGPDLEGDLVSRGMVSPIMIDDGKVIFSITVPSSRTEELEPMRLAAQKAVMALDGVTSAMVVFTAEREAGSEPAPRPTPPPSAQPSKGRQVNSSAPVPGIKSIIAVASGKGGVGKSTTSVNLAIALAKLGQKVGILDADIYGPSMPRLMGIKDQPTVNGKILTPLEGHGVKVMSMGFLVDEDTPMIWRGPMVISALTQMLREVEWGELDVLVVDMPPGTGDAQLTMSQQVPLAGAVIVSTPQDIALIDARKGLNMFRKVDVPILGLIENMSTFICPKCGEHSHIFGHGGARDEAERVGVPFLGEIPLHMDIRLNSDGGTPIVSSSPDGAHAKVYLQIAQSVIDKLDGAGFADTAPSITFE; from the coding sequence ATGGCACAAATCACCAGTGAAATCGTTACTGAATGCCTTAAAACAATTAAAGGCCCCGACCTTGAAGGCGATCTAGTTTCGCGAGGCATGGTTAGTCCGATCATGATTGATGATGGAAAAGTTATTTTTTCCATCACAGTGCCATCGAGCCGAACAGAAGAACTTGAACCCATGCGACTCGCTGCTCAGAAGGCGGTTATGGCTTTAGACGGCGTCACTAGTGCCATGGTTGTTTTCACTGCAGAACGCGAGGCTGGTTCTGAACCTGCCCCACGTCCGACACCGCCACCAAGTGCCCAACCTTCCAAAGGCCGTCAGGTGAACAGCAGTGCACCCGTTCCGGGGATTAAATCAATTATTGCAGTAGCATCAGGTAAAGGTGGTGTGGGCAAATCCACAACATCAGTTAATCTTGCCATTGCTCTTGCAAAACTTGGCCAGAAAGTCGGAATTTTGGACGCAGATATTTATGGTCCCTCCATGCCGCGTCTTATGGGCATCAAGGATCAACCGACTGTGAACGGCAAAATCTTGACACCACTTGAGGGCCATGGCGTTAAAGTCATGTCTATGGGATTTCTGGTTGACGAGGACACGCCGATGATTTGGCGCGGACCAATGGTTATTTCTGCTCTTACTCAAATGCTGCGAGAAGTCGAATGGGGAGAGCTCGATGTTCTCGTCGTTGACATGCCTCCGGGCACAGGTGATGCACAGTTGACCATGTCACAACAAGTGCCACTCGCGGGTGCTGTCATTGTATCAACACCTCAGGACATTGCGCTGATTGATGCTCGTAAGGGCCTTAATATGTTCCGCAAAGTGGATGTTCCCATTCTCGGCTTGATCGAAAATATGAGTACATTTATCTGCCCTAAATGCGGAGAACACTCTCATATCTTCGGTCACGGCGGAGCACGAGATGAAGCAGAACGCGTTGGCGTTCCGTTCTTAGGTGAAATTCCGCTTCACATGGATATCCGTCTTAATTCAGATGGAGGTACACCAATCGTCTCATCCAGCCCGGATGGAGCACATGCAAAAGTCTATCTTCAAATCGCACAAAGCGTTATTGACAAGCTTGACGGTGCTGGCTTTGCGGACACTGCACCATCCATCACGTTTGAATAG